One region of Candidatus Poribacteria bacterium genomic DNA includes:
- the dacB gene encoding D-alanyl-D-alanine carboxypeptidase/D-alanyl-D-alanine-endopeptidase: MKTFSIFLCCGIILFSGCGIFTSKPVEIQIPAASLDPLEKLHADIDTVLQEALFTTASIGIKVVAVETGEAIYQKNAHKLHHPASTTKLFTAAAALAKLGSDYQFETTLYVDADANTQVIENIYLKGRADPVLQPDDIVQLADLLLESGVKLIEGDVVVDETYLDTVREGPGWMWDDRPFRMSALSIRQIEPDPETRSRALSCGYLLKIELEQKGIEVAGDVVSGTVPPDARSVAKHLSPPLADILKRMNKPSDNWIAELLFKTIGAEVIGEPGTWRKGRDAINEFLTEIMGKPPPHRFVDGSGLSRYNLLNAELLTKLLVYMYQNFELMPEYLASLPIAGVDGTLSNRMQGVSAEKTLRAKTGTLSGVSALAGYTVTADGEVFAFGILISHYVGPATPARNIQDKIGNYLAGFSRHPVSNITGKLSENE; the protein is encoded by the coding sequence CGAAAAACTACACGCCGATATTGATACCGTTTTACAGGAAGCGTTGTTCACAACGGCAAGCATTGGGATAAAGGTGGTTGCGGTTGAAACAGGGGAAGCGATTTATCAAAAAAATGCGCACAAGCTACACCACCCCGCCTCCACAACGAAACTCTTCACGGCAGCGGCTGCTTTGGCGAAATTGGGATCGGATTACCAGTTTGAAACAACGCTCTATGTCGATGCGGATGCGAATACACAAGTGATAGAAAACATCTACCTTAAAGGCAGAGCGGATCCAGTGCTTCAACCAGATGATATAGTGCAATTGGCTGACCTGTTACTTGAATCTGGTGTGAAGTTGATAGAAGGTGATGTCGTTGTTGACGAAACATATCTTGACACCGTTCGGGAGGGTCCAGGATGGATGTGGGACGATAGACCATTTCGGATGAGTGCTTTAAGCATCAGACAAATAGAACCCGATCCGGAAACAAGAAGCAGAGCACTGTCGTGTGGCTATCTATTGAAAATCGAACTCGAACAAAAAGGCATTGAAGTGGCAGGTGATGTCGTCTCAGGAACAGTCCCACCAGACGCACGCAGCGTTGCCAAGCATTTATCGCCACCGCTCGCCGATATTCTCAAACGAATGAACAAACCGAGTGACAATTGGATCGCTGAACTGCTCTTCAAAACCATAGGAGCAGAAGTGATAGGTGAACCCGGAACGTGGAGGAAAGGACGAGATGCCATCAATGAATTTTTAACTGAAATCATGGGCAAACCGCCGCCGCATCGGTTCGTTGACGGTTCCGGGCTTTCTCGGTACAACCTCCTCAACGCCGAATTGCTCACGAAACTGCTCGTCTACATGTATCAGAACTTTGAGTTGATGCCAGAGTATCTGGCATCGCTCCCGATTGCTGGCGTTGATGGCACCTTAAGCAATCGGATGCAAGGCGTGTCCGCCGAAAAGACATTACGTGCGAAAACTGGCACTTTAAGCGGTGTTTCTGCGCTTGCGGGTTACACCGTAACTGCAGACGGTGAGGTGTTCGCATTCGGCATCCTCATCAGCCATTATGTCGGTCCAGCGACACCTGCACGGAACATCCAAGATAAAATTGGGAATTATCTGGCCGGATTTAGCCGCCATCCGGTTAGTAACATTACCGGTAAACTCTCCGAAAACGAATAG
- a CDS encoding type II toxin-antitoxin system HigB family toxin: MRIVRENELAKFAERHPNTHTSLNHWTQLMREGSFKSIIDLRETFGRVSPVKVQPRRFNRESITLTVFNISGNDARLITVVQYAQQVVFIDQVLTHDEYDTGNWRK; this comes from the coding sequence ATGCGAATTGTTAGAGAAAATGAGTTGGCGAAATTTGCAGAGCGACATCCAAATACTCATACCTCCCTCAACCATTGGACACAATTGATGAGAGAAGGAAGTTTTAAGTCAATTATTGACCTGCGTGAAACGTTCGGACGCGTTTCACCAGTGAAGGTTCAACCTCGAAGGTTTAATCGAGAGTCAATAACATTGACAGTTTTCAACATTAGTGGCAACGATGCTCGTCTTATCACGGTCGTGCAATACGCGCAACAGGTCGTGTTTATCGATCAAGTGCTAACACACGATGAGTATGATACAGGAAATTGGAGAAAGTAG
- a CDS encoding tetratricopeptide repeat protein: protein MLTERPPTPNVSPTPISFGLNVLLEKTDLSALLQEQAIAEFSSEHLQTLMWKIVPEVPMSFSKPIKASEQEQIELDPYPESDYQWLLEVLETLSDIVSRNVNNDFAALTETDYEQLDAVLKELIYIVGDDEKHRLASLMDFTGVLITKYENEYFPKLTDLFPELAENVNLNDIKDENQQDNSTKKLEKPTNVLAAEAFLSIGNLLSDGDKSNEAISAYNQAILLSPDYADAYYYRAEAERSLEKYESALDDFNEVIRITSADPYAYFKRADVKCALSQYEAAIADLNEVIQLNSDEILLYFAYLLRGCVNRILGQYKAAIADADEALRLNLDDPSVYIAYATRGSARSAFGQHEDAISDFNETLRHNSNDVGTYFMRGYARSLLGQHEDAIADYDETIRHKSDDAEAYFRRGISKVILNMFKAAIADFDESIQLKIDAPCVYLARGIAQFMDGQYELAITDINETIRLKPDSAVNHTGFAYTMRGFVKFVTGQYETAIDDLDNAIQIKSDPSLDHIDLAYILRGKVKSTIGQYTEAVADYSEAIRINPDLSKIYENRAEAKRELCQLEEAIADYDKAIQLNPEASTYYNRGYVKGQLGKHESAIRDYSEAIQINPNDAHAYHNRGIDKGKIGQHKQAITDFNKTIQLNPNDIYAYCNRGIAKILLSEYEDAIIDCTKAICLSPDYAGAYHTRGVAKALLCKTQEAKKDFQKAWELAEQIGNQVLKTEIEQSLQKLENTE, encoded by the coding sequence ATGTTAACTGAAAGACCTCCGACACCGAATGTATCGCCAACACCCATTTCTTTCGGACTTAATGTCTTATTAGAGAAAACAGACCTTAGCGCACTCCTCCAAGAACAAGCTATTGCTGAGTTCAGTTCCGAGCATCTACAAACACTGATGTGGAAAATCGTTCCTGAAGTTCCAATGTCTTTTTCCAAACCAATAAAAGCATCGGAACAAGAACAGATTGAATTGGATCCATATCCAGAAAGCGACTACCAATGGCTTCTGGAAGTACTTGAAACCCTAAGCGATATAGTGAGTCGGAACGTAAATAACGACTTTGCTGCACTGACCGAAACCGACTATGAACAACTTGATGCAGTGCTAAAAGAACTAATCTATATCGTTGGTGACGATGAAAAGCATCGCTTGGCATCATTGATGGACTTCACTGGTGTCCTCATCACAAAGTATGAAAATGAATACTTTCCAAAACTGACAGACTTGTTTCCTGAATTAGCAGAAAATGTAAATTTAAACGACATAAAAGATGAGAATCAACAAGATAATTCTACCAAGAAGCTAGAAAAACCTACAAATGTTCTTGCAGCAGAGGCTTTTCTTTCTATCGGTAACCTTCTTTCGGACGGAGATAAGAGCAATGAAGCAATTTCCGCTTATAATCAGGCAATTCTGTTGAGCCCTGATTATGCCGATGCCTACTACTATCGGGCTGAGGCAGAACGCTCGCTTGAAAAGTATGAATCTGCGCTTGACGACTTCAATGAAGTCATTCGGATTACCTCAGCTGATCCTTATGCCTACTTCAAGCGTGCCGATGTAAAGTGCGCCCTGAGTCAATACGAGGCTGCCATTGCTGATCTCAATGAAGTTATCCAATTGAATTCAGATGAAATTTTACTTTATTTCGCTTACCTCCTTCGCGGTTGTGTAAATAGGATACTGGGTCAATACAAGGCTGCTATTGCTGATGCTGATGAGGCACTCCGATTAAATTTGGATGATCCTTCCGTCTATATTGCTTACGCCACCCGTGGTAGTGCAAGGAGTGCTTTCGGTCAACATGAGGATGCTATTAGTGATTTTAATGAGACCCTTCGGCACAACTCGAATGATGTCGGAACCTATTTTATGCGCGGATACGCCAGGTCCTTACTAGGTCAACATGAGGATGCCATTGCCGACTATGACGAGACAATACGCCATAAGTCAGATGATGCCGAGGCTTACTTTAGACGAGGAATTAGTAAGGTAATCCTGAATATGTTTAAAGCTGCTATTGCCGATTTTGATGAGAGTATTCAACTCAAAATAGATGCCCCATGTGTTTACCTCGCACGAGGAATTGCGCAGTTCATGGATGGTCAATATGAGTTAGCGATTACAGATATCAATGAAACTATTCGGCTAAAACCTGATTCTGCTGTAAACCATACAGGTTTTGCTTACACTATGCGAGGATTTGTGAAATTTGTAACAGGTCAATATGAAACTGCGATTGACGATCTTGATAATGCCATCCAGATTAAATCCGATCCTTCTCTAGATCACATAGATCTTGCTTATATTCTTCGTGGCAAGGTAAAAAGTACCATCGGTCAATACACAGAGGCTGTTGCTGACTATAGCGAGGCCATTCGGATTAACCCGGATTTGTCAAAAATTTACGAAAACAGAGCGGAGGCAAAACGAGAATTATGTCAACTTGAGGAGGCTATTGCTGATTATGATAAGGCTATACAGTTAAATCCGGAGGCTTCTACCTATTATAATCGTGGATATGTAAAAGGGCAGTTAGGAAAACACGAGTCTGCAATTCGGGACTATAGTGAAGCTATCCAGATTAACCCAAACGATGCACATGCTTACCACAATCGCGGAATCGACAAGGGCAAAATAGGTCAACATAAGCAGGCTATTACTGATTTTAATAAGACTATACAGTTAAATCCGAATGATATCTATGCCTATTGCAACCGCGGAATTGCCAAAATCTTACTTAGCGAATACGAAGATGCCATTATTGACTGTACAAAAGCTATTTGCCTAAGCCCGGATTATGCCGGAGCTTACCATACCCGAGGCGTAGCAAAAGCCCTCTTATGTAAAACTCAGGAAGCAAAAAAGGATTTCCAGAAAGCCTGGGAATTGGCAGAACAAATTGGAAATCAAGTTCTCAAAACTGAGATAGAACAATCACTTCAAAAACTTGAAAATACCGAGTAA
- a CDS encoding phytanoyl-CoA dioxygenase family protein, with product MNITDAQKQQYQEEGYFILENVIPEPLLELLRGECGTFINQADAEMERQDTEMLGLNHRGKRYFVSNCFRQQPKLREFLFSDLMADVCRATLGDTAYLFWEQYVVKGAEEGMKFSWHQDSGYVGYPDHKPYLTCWCALDDMSEENGTVYVMPFSHIGVRSWVKHIRDDESNDMVGYFGPEKGVPAIVPAGSIVAFTSINFHCSGTNYTNSLRRAYLAQYSAEPLLSHDGSRLWGNAEPLLKDGKSAVGEPPPEIESRFD from the coding sequence ATGAACATAACTGATGCACAGAAACAGCAATACCAAGAGGAAGGCTATTTCATTTTAGAGAACGTTATCCCGGAACCGCTTTTGGAACTGCTTCGCGGTGAGTGCGGGACCTTTATCAATCAGGCGGATGCTGAGATGGAGCGGCAGGACACAGAAATGCTCGGTCTCAATCATCGCGGAAAGCGGTATTTCGTCTCAAACTGCTTCAGGCAACAGCCTAAACTTCGCGAATTTCTGTTCAGCGATCTGATGGCGGATGTCTGCCGTGCGACCTTAGGCGATACGGCGTATCTCTTCTGGGAGCAGTACGTCGTCAAGGGAGCAGAAGAGGGAATGAAATTCAGCTGGCACCAGGATTCGGGCTATGTCGGTTATCCCGATCACAAGCCGTACCTTACCTGTTGGTGTGCCCTTGATGATATGTCTGAAGAGAATGGGACGGTCTACGTGATGCCGTTTTCCCATATCGGTGTCCGTTCATGGGTAAAACACATCCGCGACGATGAAAGTAACGATATGGTGGGCTATTTCGGACCGGAAAAGGGTGTACCTGCTATCGTTCCTGCGGGGAGCATTGTGGCGTTTACGAGCATCAATTTCCACTGTAGCGGGACGAACTACACGAACAGTCTACGGCGTGCGTATCTTGCGCAGTATTCCGCGGAACCTCTGCTTTCACATGATGGGAGTCGTCTATGGGGCAACGCTGAACCGTTGTTGAAAGATGGAAAGTCCGCTGTGGGGGAACCACCACCTGAGATTGAGTCACGGTTTGATTAA
- a CDS encoding sulfite oxidase encodes MTLTGLLLSPWAVYAFPRREGEVLIPFTDQPPPSERVLLDWSKLDTFITPNDKFFNVSHYGTPEVDHATWKLEISGLVDNPLMLTIEDIKARPRQEVTFTLECSGNHGFATFTGGIGNAKWAGTPLAPIIKEAGIQENGIEVIFFGHDVGEEERRGVKMRQNFARSMSVEDALEDTNLLCYEMNGEPLPHANGAPLRLITPGWYGIACVKWLKRIEVRNTRYMGRFMGRDYVTMREEKRPDGESVWMETSVGRANLKSLAAKVTRIGDRYRIYGAAWGAPIKTVEVSIDGGAWQKATIDSEEDAEFAWKIWHLDWNSPSKGEHTVVSRAIDTKGNIQPAGDSDYITGKHTYWESNGQIVRPINIE; translated from the coding sequence ATGACGCTTACAGGGCTGCTGCTCAGTCCGTGGGCAGTCTACGCCTTTCCACGTCGTGAGGGTGAAGTGCTTATTCCGTTCACCGATCAACCGCCACCTTCAGAGCGAGTTTTGTTGGATTGGAGTAAGCTTGATACCTTTATCACACCGAACGATAAATTCTTCAATGTTTCCCACTACGGCACACCTGAAGTTGATCACGCGACATGGAAACTGGAGATTAGCGGTTTGGTTGACAACCCGTTGATGCTCACAATTGAAGATATTAAAGCACGTCCACGGCAGGAGGTAACCTTTACGTTGGAGTGCTCCGGCAACCATGGGTTTGCGACGTTCACAGGTGGAATTGGCAATGCTAAATGGGCTGGCACACCCCTCGCGCCGATTATCAAGGAGGCTGGTATCCAAGAAAACGGCATTGAGGTAATTTTCTTCGGGCACGATGTTGGCGAAGAGGAACGACGGGGTGTAAAGATGCGTCAGAACTTCGCACGGAGTATGTCCGTTGAAGACGCACTGGAAGACACCAACCTCCTCTGTTATGAGATGAACGGTGAACCGTTACCACATGCGAATGGCGCGCCGCTACGCTTGATCACTCCCGGATGGTACGGTATTGCTTGTGTCAAATGGCTCAAACGTATTGAGGTGCGCAATACCCGGTATATGGGACGGTTTATGGGACGCGATTATGTCACGATGCGCGAGGAGAAACGTCCCGATGGCGAATCGGTGTGGATGGAGACTTCAGTTGGTAGGGCAAACTTGAAATCGTTAGCGGCGAAAGTAACGCGCATCGGTGATAGATACCGTATCTACGGTGCCGCGTGGGGGGCACCTATCAAAACCGTTGAAGTAAGCATTGATGGCGGTGCGTGGCAAAAAGCGACCATAGACTCGGAAGAAGATGCCGAATTCGCATGGAAAATCTGGCATCTTGATTGGAACAGCCCATCGAAGGGGGAACATACTGTCGTCTCCAGAGCCATTGATACGAAAGGGAACATCCAACCTGCTGGGGACTCTGACTACATCACCGGAAAGCATACGTATTGGGAAAGCAACGGCCAGATCGTCCGTCCAATAAATATCGAATAG